A genome region from Phocoena sinus isolate mPhoSin1 chromosome 16, mPhoSin1.pri, whole genome shotgun sequence includes the following:
- the ITPRIP gene encoding inositol 1,4,5-trisphosphate receptor-interacting protein, whose protein sequence is MALGLFRVCLVVVTAIINHPLLFPRENATVPENEEEIIRQMQAHQEKLQLEQLRLEEEVARLAAEKEAEKEALERLAEEGQQQNESRAAWDLWSTLCMILFLVIEVWRQDHQDAPSPECLGADEDELPGLEGAPLRGLTLPNKATLDHFYERCIRGAPADAPRTREFVEGLVDDLLEALRSLCSRDTDMEVEDFIGVDSMYENWQVNKPLLCDLFVPFMPPEPYRFHPELWCSSRSVPLDRQGYGQIKVVRADDDTLGCICGKTKLGEDMLCLLHGKNNVVRPGSEAKDPLCVGDSPYLDTMRVLKWFQTALTRAWHRINHKYEFDLAFGQLDTPGSLKIRFRSGKFMPFNLIPVIQYDDSDLYLVSHLTREPCGGTPPSSTDWLLSFAVYERHFLRMTSKALPEGACHLSCLQIASFLLSKQSRLTGPSRLSNYHLKTALLHLLLARRPAAWKAEQLDARLHELLCFLEKSLLEKKLHHFFIGNCKVPEAMGLPEAIRRAEPLNLFRPFVLQRSLYRKTVDSFYEMLKNAPALISEYSLHIPSDHGSLPSKAVIL, encoded by the coding sequence ATGGCGCTGGGGCTCTTCCGGGTGTGCCTTGTGGTGGTGACGGCCATCATCAACCACCCGCTGCTGTTCCCGCGAGAGAACGCCACGGTCCCCGAGAACGAGGAAGAGATCATCCGCCAGATGCAGGCGCACCAGGAGAAGCTGCAGCTGGAGCAGCTgcgcctggaggaggaggtggcgcGGCTGGCGGCCGAGAAGGAGGCCGAGAAGGAGGCGCTGGAGCGCTTAGCGGAGGAGGGCCAGCAGCAGAACGAGAGCCGCGCCGCCTGGGACCTGTGGAGTACCCTCTGCATGATCCTCTTCCTGGTGATCGAGGTGTGGCGGCAGGACCACCAGGACGCGCCCTCGCCCGAGTGCCTGGGCGCCGACGAGGACGAGCTGCCCGGCCTGGAGGGCGCCCCCCTCCGGGGTCTCACCCTGCCCAACAAGGCCACGCTCGACCACTTTTACGAGCGCTGCATCCGGGGGGCCCCGGCCGACGCCCCCCGCACCCGGGAGTTTGTGGAAGGCTTGGTGGATGATTTGCTGGAAGCCctgaggagcctgtgcagccgggACACGGACATGGAGGTGGAGGACTTCATCGGCGTGGACAGCATGTACGAGAACTGGCAGGTGAACAAGCCGCTGCTGTGCGACCTCTTTGTGCCCTTCATGCCGCCGGAGCCCTACCGCTTCCACCCAGAGCTCTGGTGCTCCAGCCGCTCGGTGCCCTTGGATCGCCAGGGCTACGGCCAGATCAAGGTGGTCCGGGCCGACGACGACACGCTGGGCTGTATCTGCGGCAAGACCAAACTCGGGGAAGACATGCTGTGTCTCCTCCACGGCAAGAACAACGTGGTGCGGCCAGGTAGTGAGGCGAAAGACCCGCTGTGCGTCGGAGACTCCCCATACCTGGACACGATGCGAGTCCTGAAGTGGTTCCAGACGGCCCTCACCAGAGCCTGGCACCGCATCAACCACAAGTACGAGTTCGACCTGGCCTTTGGCCAGCTGGACACCCCGGGGTCCCTCAAGATCAGGTTCCGCTCGGGGAAGTTCATGCCCTTCAACCTGATTCCTGTGATCCAGTATGATGACTCCGACCTGTACTTGGTCTCCCATCTTACCAGGGAGCCCTGTGGGGGGACCCCGCCATCCAGCACAGATTGGCTCCTGTCCTTCGCTGTCTATGAGCGCCACTTCCTTAGGATGACCTCGAAGGCGCTGCCCGAGGGCGCCTGCCACCTCAGCTGCTTGCAGAttgcctccttcctgctctccaaACAGAGCCGCCTGACCGGCCCCAGCAGGCTCAGCAACTACCACCTGAAGACCGCCCTGCTACACCTCCTGCTTGCCCGGCGGCCAGCCGCCTGGAAGGCTGAGCAGCTCGATGCTCGTCTGCACGAGCTGCTCTGCTTCCTGGAGAAGAGCCTGCTGGAGAAGAAGCTCCATCACTTTTTCATCGGCAATTGCAAGGTGCCCGAGGCCATGGGGCTCCCTGAGGCCATACGCAGGGCTGAGCCTCTCAACCTCTTCCGGCCCTTCGTCCTGCAGCGAAGTCTCTACCGGAAGACAGTGGACTCCTTCTATGAGATGCTCAAGAATGCCCCAGCGCTCATTAGCGAGTATTCCCTCCATATTCCCTCAGACCATGGCAGCCTGCCCTCAAAAGCTGTCATCTTGTAG